The nucleotide sequence TCATCACTCTTACTTTCATTGGTCTTTAATTCAGCTATATGTAACCTTGATGCTGCCTGACCAGCCTTTTCTATCCTTTGGCTCTTGTTATCAGTGATTTCActtgttatctttgttttttgTACATCAGGGCTTGATTTAGTCTTCAAGTCTTTGACTTTAGGCACCAACTTCATCACCACATGCATTGTTTGATGCTCTTTCAACATTTCCTgataatgtttatcaaaatcttCTGTACTGAAGAACCTACGTTTACACGTCTTGCACATGAGTTTTGCTTCTTTTAAATGCACTTTATTGTAATGATCAACAACGTAACGTCTATGCCTGAAGgcctttttacattttgtacaatAATATACTCCATCCTTAACATCAAAATAGGCGTCAAGCTCACTTGGTCTATTCTTGCTATGATATCTTCTACTTCTATTATTTCGCTCTTTGTCTTCTTTGCTAATGTTGCTCTTCTTACTTTTAATTCCCGTTTTGTTGTCTGTACCCGAAGGCTTGTATCTTCCGAAACCTGACTTCATAGCAACTTTTGTTCCAATAGAGCAGATTCGGAAATGGCGACGCAAGTTTTCACGAAACGGGTAACCTTTACTGCACTTCCGACATTTGAATGGCCTCTCATTTGTATGGACAACTATGTGTCTTTGCATGTTAGATTTTTGAGGACTCGTATAAGTGCAAACAGGGCATACATTTTCAGTATGTTCAACTAATGCAAGTAACTCCTTATAAGAGTATTGTCCAGAAACTTTCTTTTTCCCATCTGAAAGTCTTTCTCTTGCTTGGTTTCCTAGTTCTTTCACATATCCCTGACCATCATGCTTTCCTGCTTGATGCTTGTGAACTGTTAATACAACTTTGGACCTAAACTCACAAAGGCTACATTGAAATGGTTCTTCGTCAGTGTGTGAAACAATATGAAGTAAAAGAGTGCATCTATTTTTACAAATTCTGAAACAAATAGGGCATGTTGTTTTACCGATAGCCATTTCTTTAAGCTCTTTGTATGGATATTTCTTGTTGGTTCCGGAcacctcatcttcatccttatccaACTTTGTTCTCTTTTCTGCAATACCAGCTTCCATAACTTCTTTACATGGGTCTGACTTTCTTTTCAAAGATTCACCCAAAATCACTTTTGCATCTTCTACATTGCCACTATGTGACACATCTATTTTATCGCTACTATTTTGCACATTCATTCTTCTGCTACTACATGGTGCATCAATTGTTTTGCTACTATTTATCCCAACATTTCTATTTTCATCACAGAAGTGTTTCTTCAGATGTATGCGTAACTTAAACTTCTTGCAACATTTTctacatgaaaataaattttctttcgGCAACCACACTGGAATATGAGACAGTTTTGTTGGCTCTAGTTCATCGTTTCCACTCCTACCAACTGTTCCTTGCCCATATGATTCTGTATTTGCTTTTATCTCATTGTTGGCACTATTTCCAGATTGCCTTGTGTTCTTTTTCAAAGCAGCACCTACTCCATCTTCTATCACATGCTGTGGCATCACCTTGCTTGAGGCAATGGGTCTATGAGATAGTGATCTTAtaattttttctttaaatcccTGGGGTATTGCAGAACATGATTTGAGATGTGAGCGAAATACATCCCTCTCTGTATAACTCTTGTAGGTGTCTTCACATCGCCAACATTGAAACAGCTTTGTATGAGAAAAAGCATGTTCCATAAGTTCTTTTATATTCCTCACAACCTTGTCACATACCTGACAAGTCAGTTCTGCTTGTGTAGGGTAGGGCAGTCTATAAGCTCTTCCTTGGTATAGAAACTTTTGCTCACTGATAAGTGTGACTTTAGACATATTAAAATTGTCTGGGGTAAATTTTATATTTCCACCACAGTGTTTTTTAAGCTCTCTATTTCCTTCCTCTAAATGTTCTAACCCAACTCTTCTTTGATTGGTTTCCAAGGCCACAGTTTCAGCTTTATGGCCAAGATCAACTATTTCAGTTTCATCcatatcattagtatcaacaTCATTCACTGCCATTACATCAACTTTATGTTTTTCTACTTTTATATTGTCAGTAACCAAACCATTGTCTGAACTTACACTTTTCTTCCCCTTTTCTTTCACCAGAGTTAGATTACCCACACCTTTTACTACATTGGATTTATTCACACTAGACTTTCCGGCTTCAGACTTTTCTTCCTTACCAAAATCTGGCATTTTCTCATAGTTCCATTTCTGTTTTCTTCTAGAGTCTGATTGTTGTTCTTTTACACTAATTGAATTCTGTGATTTCTTGTCATTGTCATCAGACTGTCTTCTAATATCATCACCTCTTTCTCTGGAACCAGGATCAAAACTATCtgatttaaaactttcaaacaaaTTGGTACGAACTTCTACATCCCTTTCCTCATGTTGGCTTTTATCAACACTGTTACGCTGAAAGTTATCATTTGGACTTTTGGCCTGAAAGTCAACCTGACTTTCTTCAGAACGATATGGATTAGTCTTTGAGTCAGGCAAATCGTTTCTACCATCAATCTGGCGCATTCTAGGAACTGATTGGCTATCCCTAGAATCATGTGGATCAATCCTCCTTTCAGATTGGCTATTCCTAGAATCTAGTTGACACATCAGTGAATCTGACTGGCTATCTCTGGAATCTTGAGGACTCATTCTGTTGTCAGGTTGGCTGTATGGATGCAACATGggaaatttatgtttatatccaGAGTCAAGAAGACCTGGTTTAGGTTGAAATGGGCTAGGGTTTTGCACGATGAAGCCGTGATGACTGTCCATTGAATCAGGGGTAAGTTTTCCACACCCTGGAGTTTTCCTCTCTTGTTCtgtggaaaaaaagaaaaatgattaatatacTAGTATCAAATATTCTATCACCTCCTACATCAATGATTGTTTAAGAGTGCACATGATCAAGGAGTATATTCCATGCAAAAATATTTCGCTATTGTGTGGTGTAAATGTATATCCCATCTCAGTTACTAACAGATTAACTTTTAGTTTAattgcagtatttttttttacttagtATTTTTACagcagtgtttatatatttttacagcaatatatatataaatatatatatacgacTGTTTTTCTCACATGATCAAGAGCAATAACTGTACaataaatatgagttatgaGACTTATACACAAGTAGATATTGCCATTGgagtaaatattttgaactgtttaaaaaatataagctaGGTAACATGTGACAATTATTAGAATAACACACAGCAAATGCAATACTATACCactcaaatacatttaacaatattgtcagGTTAGGTTTGGAAATCATTAAACACGcttatttaaacttttggattttgtttttaatgatttttatcaATCATTTCACACAAATTGTTTCTTTCGATGATTGACCCCATTCAATGTAAATGAGTAAGTCCTCTTAAGACCCCAAGTTCAAAGGTATTCCAGTTTCAGTATCACCGCCCCCACCACCAACCCACAATAATTACCCTTTTCTAGATATTGCAGAAATCCCCGAGCCACGCCTCAGAAGTCTTCCATGTAGTCCATTCCACGCTGGGACCCAATAATACATGGCATGTTCTCCCCAGCATGACCAAGGACAACGAAACTGTCGACGTCTGCTTCATCATGTAATCTCAGAATCTGAAAAATATGGTAACTTTAGGTAAGATTTATTTGATGTTGCAACAATGAATAAAAAGCATAGGCTCTTATTTAAAAagctttttatatttgtttatgttcagttttcaaaatttattgtGTACATGTCACTAAGGACTGTTGACCTTTCCTGGGTGATAACCAGTTCTTATCATCAACAAAGCTTCTGGAGGGGATCAAACCACAAACTCTCTGATTCAGAGTCTGTTATGCAAACCACTCAGCCAACACAACCAATCATACACACAACATATATCTCAATCGAATCAGGTAAGGCTTAATGTTTTAACACACAGGTGATAGCGAAAAGATGAAAAACATTGCCATTAAATACAGAAGatgataaatgtttttgctCTCATCCTCAATCCATACCAGTGGAGTCTCatgcagtaaaatgtttgagtttAGAATGTTGTCAATCTTTTTGAAACTCTCACATTTTTATGTTACTTCTCTAAAAAGCATTTTTCTGTTACATTTCATGGTAAGTAAGAGtgcaaatgttgcaaaataGGCATGTCCTATTTTAAGAACACCATGTTTGATGATATTTGGTTGTACATAGCTAGATTTTGAGGATGGAGTGGatactttaaatagttttttcaaTACAAAGGACAGTCATTACTCTATACTATAAGCTGACATTTGTGGTTATCGAAATTGACCAAGATAACCTGCTCATAAACATATTGTCTAAATTTGTTGATGATCTGACAAAAGTTCCTCGACAGCACAGACACATAAACTTTGTGTTATCTAAGCAATTGAAGGTCCatcaaatatagacaataaCTCTGAATTGTCCCGTCATTTTGTGAAACCAGGCCTCAGCATTTTACCTGACATGAcccatttttacaaaatcaacCTAAATATCTATGGGATAAACATTCCAACAATTGTtaatgtaatttcaatttattaattaagtataaaaatagcTCTTGGAGTCTAAATAGCACGTTTCTATGTGTAGATGGGACCGTAAGTTTCCGGCTAGCAATAACACATGGACTtgaattaaattacattgtgaCGTACATTACGACATATTTCACAACCAGACCAGTTTTGGGTAATTTAAAGGGTGACAGCTCTTGAAGCAATATGGCAGATTATCCAAGTTATCCATGGATATGTTGCCCATTAGCATACTGACAAATTTAAGTGAAGATTGGACAAAGGTTTCTGATTTAATAATTGGACAAGACTACTTTGaggttatttatataattaaagagtgataactctggagtgacttGAGCACAATAAACTGGTTGGCCGAGATATAATGCCTTTACACATTCTGATCAAATGTTTGTTGATTGTTGGACAAATGCTTCTAAAGATGTCATCATGATCTCACAACATACTGGACACTGCCTACCTGCTCGCCTGTACCCTGCAGGTGAAACTACATTTGTATAATACATCCTATTCTATGAATGGGTGTGTAAAAAAGAGGAAAATATATCATACAGGGCTTCCATAAGGGAAGTTTAGAAGTATATTACTTCATAAAATGTCCCAGTGGTacctttttttatcattctttcttttaagaaaaaaaaatatacctaGTTTATTTTCTGCTTATTTTTGACTTTTGGGCCAGTGATGATTGATTCCTTAAAACAGGACTATTGATATTGCCTagattttttacattaaattcaAGACCAGAAATCAAAGACCCAAGAATGCCCTTGAAGCAAATTTCCCCCCAAACCCAGTAGACTGTGACTGCTTCCATGATGCAGTGGAAAACTGATGCTACACATATTTAACTACATTGTGTATATGGATGGACATTTTACAGGTCCATTTATTCAGTGGATTAATTCAAAGagttaaagaaataatataaaaattataatatattataagatGTAACATACCAGGCGATTTATCTCGGAAGTAATGAATTCACGGAGCTGAACGTTGTAGCTCCTTGAGTTAATGTTGGTCATCGCAACATTATTCATTTTCTTATGCGACAGCCATcaatatttctgaaataaacccCTGCATTATTccttttatttcactttatcttttaatattagATTATCCATCTGAAATAAAGGTTATAATTTATAATGCTGCACTTCTATTTCTGAAGataatattcaataattaaaatattcaaattaaatcaaGGTATCCTAATAAACTCACTAAAATACCAACACTATGGCTTTCACTTTTTAGCAAAATTGAAAATggtaaaaactgtaaaaatttaaatataaaaatatatgtatatatatattttggccACTATATACCAGTATGCTCATTAAGTGATTGACACTTTTCTCTAGtcttaaacagttttatttaactgCACACTTGTACGCCCTCGAGCTCAACTGAACCAGTTCAAACTGGTTtggttgtcgagtgtggatggccctcgagtgatccacgcttttaaaccggttccaaccggtttccaaAACCAATTTTACGGGGAGCCTgggttagccaacttggccaaAAGGAGCCGATTTTAGGTGCCCTTGTAATCGCTTGAACCAGTTCAAACCAGTTTTGCTGTCGTgagtggatggccctcgagtgcaCCAGAGGTTTTAATCGATTCAAATCGATTACAAAAATCGATTACATGGGGTACCGACTTTTCCCTTTTTGAGCCCAAAATAGAGCTTTTTGGTGCGCACTTGTATGCCCTCAAGCTCAACTGAACTGGTTCAAACCTGTTtggttgtcgagtgtggatggcCCTTGAGTGATCCATGCTTTTAAACtggttccaaccggtttccaaAACCGATTGTAcggggagcctaggttagccaacttggccaaAAGGCGCCGATTTTACGCATACAGTATGCAAAAAGACgttaatacaaataacatttgtatTACACTCCCAGTCAACTTACTTAAACAATCCTCTTATATTACCCTTTATAGGCTTTTTATTAAGCATAATTTTCCTCAAAATAATCTCAAAATGCCTGGGAAAAGGCCTGGCAGTCATGGTACTTAGCCAAAGTAAGCTGTACCCATGAATATATAGTTACAAAAGTTTTTGTGTTATGGACTTCAGATATTACTATCAGGTGACCAAATAGAATctcttaaattttaaatgtgttataagttttaaaattaatagatcttaattaaaacttgataagaAGGAATCATCATCTGGGATTTTTGACAGTGATTTAGACAAATTAACTAGTGTTCAGGGTAAGGAGTCACGTTACATAAAGCGGCTCCCATATGGGCCATCATGGGTCACAACAGATGCAGAATTACAGGTAAGCTGTGGATTTGTGTAAATACacaatcaaaatcataataaacacatttgtttaaaaacccCAATGAGTATCAAAACACATAAGAAAAGGAAGAATATGCATTTGATTTAAAAGGGACgcgtaatgaaataaaaatggtttctgtaATTGGCCAATCATTTTCTGGGAACAAGCTGGAAATAATAGAAGACCACTGGGTTTGACTAAAGATGCTTTCCGTTGATTAAAGAGTAAATACGATGGTATACAATTATAGATGGATGCAGGCGGACACGTGTTCATATGCAAGCTTTCCCGCCACCATGTCAAGAAAAACTggttgaaaaaatgtatttccaaCTAAGTTAAATGTATTACCACATATTTTAAACCCACCATCGTCGTCTAAGACAGTTTGTTACACATTGGCACGGTttgaatttagactcgcatacttgcaaaatgcgagcgacatttgcaaattgcaagtgacttttattcaagctcacaaaattctgcgagtggctttttctagaccacaaaatgttaaaaggaaagtaagttaaaataaacattaacttaaCTCCGCTACAAAGTTGAGTATAAATAGCCTAAaaatggcatgtttacactaccagtataaagaagacaggACCGTGTCACACTCTAGTAAGTTATCAAAAATAGTACAAATACAGAAAAGGCCAAGTTTTATCTTGAATATTTCCGGGATGCCTGAGGCATGCATTACACAAAGTGAAATAAGTGACGTAaccacctagctcaatcattggctaaatttagcgctttcgcTTTATATGTAGGCCACATCAACCTTTgaattagtctaaaataatagacgtgttatacgggattcttccaatatGAAGGATTTGCTGGAAAAAGGGGTTAACAAGGTGAATTAGCATGTGCACCATAGcgctacatggcgatgatgtgacccaaatccccttGAATTCTGGACAAAATCCCCTTTCAAAAATATGGCAATTGGTTATTTTCGTACTTGTGACTTAAAATACTTTGACATTTCACCaaattagacctgctaaaaatccccctgaattttcagcatttctgaacaaatccccctgaatggtcgccagaaaatatggcatgtatgaatgtagttccacataggaatggccattTGTaatgttctaaatgtaaaagttctgaataaaatttaatatctgatgtctagaacttgcataacttgctagacgttagtgttgacaacttaaaaatctggattttcgtgagaattgttctcgtaccttgggccagagttttttatttttcgttttacaggatttttttcaaaaataagcagCAGGAGGTgggaataaaaataagaaaaaggtgtcgaaaaatgagcgtcgagaaaaaagaataaaaataagatggattttccatattttttttatacaatgcatgttttgaagttgtgcacactttttgtactccatactgcctgttgtataatagtGTTGCGCCACAGCTGTTAGAGggcatcattttaaaaattacaacttcttcaaatatatttgtattgtccATACTTTCAGAAAATTAAATACTATCCAAGttatgtatttcttaacaagaataaatgccaaaatgttCCAAGTTCGTAGAAAATAAAACGACATCCGCAGcataaatttattcattttaaatctttgtaaaaCTATTAACCATTTCGCCAAAAATCcagttatttaaataattatagaaaacTAAAAATGTGGCTTGTCTCAATGAAAACCTAAACAAGAATGC is from Mya arenaria isolate MELC-2E11 chromosome 9, ASM2691426v1 and encodes:
- the LOC128203278 gene encoding zinc finger protein 91-like, which produces MDSHHGFIVQNPSPFQPKPGLLDSGYKHKFPMLHPYSQPDNRMSPQDSRDSQSDSLMCQLDSRNSQSERRIDPHDSRDSQSVPRMRQIDGRNDLPDSKTNPYRSEESQVDFQAKSPNDNFQRNSVDKSQHEERDVEVRTNLFESFKSDSFDPGSRERGDDIRRQSDDNDKKSQNSISVKEQQSDSRRKQKWNYEKMPDFGKEEKSEAGKSSVNKSNVVKGVGNLTLVKEKGKKSVSSDNGLVTDNIKVEKHKVDVMAVNDVDTNDMDETEIVDLGHKAETVALETNQRRVGLEHLEEGNRELKKHCGGNIKFTPDNFNMSKVTLISEQKFLYQGRAYRLPYPTQAELTCQVCDKVVRNIKELMEHAFSHTKLFQCWRCEDTYKSYTERDVFRSHLKSCSAIPQGFKEKIIRSLSHRPIASSKVMPQHVIEDGVGAALKKNTRQSGNSANNEIKANTESYGQGTVGRSGNDELEPTKLSHIPVWLPKENLFSCRKCCKKFKLRIHLKKHFCDENRNVGINSSKTIDAPCSSRRMNVQNSSDKIDVSHSGNVEDAKVILGESLKRKSDPCKEVMEAGIAEKRTKLDKDEDEVSGTNKKYPYKELKEMAIGKTTCPICFRICKNRCTLLLHIVSHTDEEPFQCSLCEFRSKVVLTVHKHQAGKHDGQGYVKELGNQARERLSDGKKKVSGQYSYKELLALVEHTENVCPVCTYTSPQKSNMQRHIVVHTNERPFKCRKCSKGYPFRENLRRHFRICSIGTKVAMKSGFGRYKPSGTDNKTGIKSKKSNISKEDKERNNRSRRYHSKNRPSELDAYFDVKDGVYYCTKCKKAFRHRRYVVDHYNKVHLKEAKLMCKTCKRRFFSTEDFDKHYQEMLKEHQTMHVVMKLVPKVKDLKTKSSPDVQKTKITSEITDNKSQRIEKAGQAASRLHIAELKTNESKSDDQDMSADGYLKTREEVKVEVEQAITISKEERIAFIRCNICAKKFSGKRMLEIHLVEEHSNMNTHSCPICGKKFSFIDCLENHSRYNHFT